Genomic segment of Verrucomicrobium sp.:
TAACATGTCACCCGACATCAGACCCTTGAACGACGCCGAGATCGTGGCGCTGCTGGAGGATGGGAGGATGGCGGAGACGGATATTGAGGCAGCCATATCGCTGGCTCTTAAGCACTCTCAGGCATTTCCTGAAGCCTTTCAGTCATTTGAGGGAGTGGAAGGTAAAAAAGTAACTGATTGGTTCGGAGTTGGAGGCCATCCACCGACTCAGACTAAGGAGTTCATGCGATGGGGAAAGTCTGTCCGCATCACTATCCCCCGCCCACCGAAGCGCAGGGCGTTGCGGAGGGAGGAGTTGCCGGGATGGATGAGTAGATATTGGTCTGATTGGGACTTACTCACCATGCGTGATCGGGGGTTGGTGGAAATTGTGTATGAGGGAAAACGGGTGCCGCTTTATCAAGAAGAACCCCAGCCCCCGCTTGTACTGACGACGGAGGGGAAGGAATGAGCGCGTGGAAAAACATGCGTTGGGATTTGCACATGGCGTGCAGAGGGAAAAATCCGAAGCTTCGCATCATACGGCTGAATCGGCTTTCAAAGGAGGCGCTCGAAATGGCGCAAAAAATCAAGACTGAGGGGGATTCAAAATGATCCCCTTAACCCCCGAGCAGGAGAACGAGGTGCGCGAGGCGTGGAATGAGAACTACCCCAGTAAATATTCCGAACGCCTGTGGCATGACTGTTTTACAAAAACCGAAGTGAGCTATTTCAGCCTTGAGCCAATCGATTTTCATCGAACAGCCTACGCCATCGCCAAAGGATGGCACAAACAGGAGGGGGAATGAGACGAGCGATTCAGATTTTAGAAAAGAGGCAACGGCATCTTATGGAGTTGTTTGAGGGGAGACATCTTATGCCGGATGAGGATAGGCACTCGCTGAAAGGGAGACTTTTAGAAGTAACCGGGCTTTTACAATCCCTACGATCCGCAGAAAGCCTAGCAACACAGGAGTATGGTGTATGACCAAGCTTAGCGCAGAGCGCGAAGAGGAAGATGGCGTTTATCCAAAAATGAGGGCCTATCATTTCGCGGAAGGCTACATCGCCTCCAAGGGGTGGGATAAGGAGGGTGGGGAATGAGATTCCACTTGTTCAGTTCCGACACCCGCAAGGCAAGGAAAAACCACGACTGCATCTGGTGCAGGGAGGACATTTTGACTGGAGAAACCTATCAAGACGAGCGGTCGGTATACGATGGAAATATTCAGCGTCACCGATGGCACCCCGAGTGTCAGAAGGCCTCATTTGAATATTTTAGGGAAGCGTGGGGACCTGAATTTGACCGCCACGCATTTAAGCGCGGAACAACGGAGGAGGCATGACCCCTAACGAGCAGAATGAGATGAATGGAATACGGTGGAAATGGGCTGAGCAGATAAGCTGCTTCGGGAATAGTAAGGAAAACTGGAAGGAGCCGACCTGGAACGAATACGGATGTGATAGGAACGTCCTTATTGATCAGGAGGGCAATACGGTCTTAGGCGCCTGGTCAGGGTATGGCGAATGTGGCATTGAGGTTACTCGTCAGAACGCGGAGCTTATCTCTGCTGCGCCGAAAATGGCCGAAGAACTCGACCGCCTCGGCGCCCTCAACGCGCAGTTGATAGAAAGCCAGAAGTTTGTCGATAGCCAGGTTTCAACATGCGGGAAATGCGGATGTGGAAAACACACGCCGTGGAGGGATGGCGAATACGGGTATGTCTGTGCCACTTGCTTTAACGAAATCAAAAACGAAGAGATCAAAAAGGCCGAGGCGCTCAACGCGCAGCTCTTGGAGGCGGCACTAAACGGTCTTGCCGTCATGCGTTCCAACAAAGAGCTGGGGTTCTATCAGCCTCAAATTTGGATAAACCAGGCGGAAGCCGCCATCGCCCTGGTGGAGAAGGAGGCAGAGTGAAATCCGAAATGAAAGTAGTCAGCGACCATGCCGTCCTGCGCTTCGCCGAGCGCGTCGTCGGCCTGGACGAGGAAATGCTCCGATCCCACATCCTCGCCCAGCTGCCGCGTACGCGCCTCATCAACGGCAAATACCCGATCACCTACGGCGCCGCTCGGCATAAGGCGGTCGTCGTGGATGGGGTTGTGGTCACTGTGATTTGAGCGAAGGAGTTCCGTAAATTATTCCTTGTCACTTTTCCGGTGTGATTAGGATGGGGAAGCGTGACGACTCACGCTAACCGGCCGGAACTCTCTAGCTCGACCCTCGAATCCACGCCCCTGCCTTCGACCGCGCAGGTAATCGCCAACGTAATCGGACGTGAGGCGACGATAGCCCTCGCGGGCAAATGCCCCTACGGGACCATCTACGTCCCAAAGGCAACCCTCCCTTTTTCCCACTGGATTGTCCTCACTATCGGGCCGGTCCTAGCCCAGCGCCTGCAACGCGCGTTCGGGGGTGAGCAACTATGGTTGGCGAGTTGCCACCGTCTTTACGTCCAGGATCGCAATAGGGCGATCAAGGAGGCTGCGCGCCACGGCGACCCTATCCCGCTCATTGCGACGCGCTACGGCCTCACCGTGCGCCATGTGCAAGGCATCCTGCGCGACTTGTAGCGGCCACCCCGCCACCCCCACCCCATAGGTTCTTCCGAGCCGGGGGGTATGCGGGGGCGGAAACCACCCCATTTTTCACCTAAGCACGAACCAAAAAACCGGACTTTGTTTTGCAAACCAAGAAGATCATCCCCGCGGCGGCCGATGCCCTGAAAATCGAAATTCTCCCCACCGAGGCGCTTGTCCCGTTCGCGCAGAACTCCCGCACCCATTCCGATGACCAGATTTCGCAGATCGTGGCCAGCATCAAGGAGTTCGGATTCACAAACCCGGTACTGGTCGACTCCGAAAACGGCATCATCGCGGGCCACGGTCGGGTCATGGCGGCGAAGAAGCTGGCCCTCTCCGAGGTGCCGTGCATCCGCCTCGGCCACCTCACCGAAAAACAAAAACGGGCCTACGTCATCGCCGACAACAAGCTCGCCCTAAACGCCGGATGGGACGACGAGCTTTTGAAGGCCGAGTTCCTTGACCTTCGGGAGGAGGGATTCGACCTATCCCTCACCGGATTCGGCGCGGCAGAGTTGGCCGCTTTCCTCGAAAACTCCACCCAGGAGGAGAACCTGCCCGGAGACGGCGGCCTAGACGGCGAGAAGAAAGTCGAGTGCCCCCACTGCAAGCGGTGGTTCACTCTGAAGGAGTGACCCGATGGCCGAGAAGTCCTCTCCCGCCACCGTTCCAGTCACCAGCCTGGCAAAGCTCTTCGAGCTGACGGAAATCCGCGTTCAGCAACTCGCCAAGGAGGGAATCGTCCGCAAGGCGAAGCGGGGGGAGTATGAACTATACGAGTCGATCAAGGGCTACATCCGCTACCTGCGGCGTCTCGCCGCTGGAAAATCCGGCGAAGGGGAGGGCGGCAACGGCTACGACACCCAGCGCACCCGGCTCTACAAGGCCAGAGCCGACACCCAGGAAATCATCGCCGCCCGCATGAGTGGCACCGTCCACGACGCCGAGGTCGTCGCCGCCGTGATGAACGACATGGTTGCCCGCTCTCGCGCCAAACTCCTTTCCATCCCGACCGTATGCGCCCCGAAAGTGGCCGACATCTCCGACCCGAACCAAATCCTCGACATCCTCAAGGATGCCGTCCACGAGGCGCTTGAGGAGCTGTCGGACTATCCAGCGGAGGAAGTGGTAGCCCGGCAACTTCAGCAGCCCCTTCCGGTTGAGTCTGACGACGTGGGCGACCCGGACGATGAAATCACCGAGCCGGGGGCCCCCAAGCCCTCCGTTCCGTGAATGCCCTGGTCGACCTCACCGCGGCTATAGCCCGCACCTGGGCTCCTCCTCCTGCCTGGACTCTTTCCGAATGGGCGGACGCACGGCGCCGACTTTCCAGCGAGGCATCAGCGGAGCCGGGCCGCTGGCGCACCAGCCGCGCCGAATATGCCCGCGGGATGATGGATGCCGTTACCGATCCGAAAAACGAGCGCGTCGTCTTCATGACCTCCGCCCAGGTGGGCAAGACGGAGATCCTGCTCAACGTCTCCGGCTACCACATCGACTTCGACCCGTCCCCGCTCATGCTCCTCCAGCCGACGGTTCAGATGGCCGAGGCGTTCAGTGAGGATCGACTCAAGCCGATGCTCCGGGACACGCCAGCGCTGCGGGGAAAGGTGAAGGAAGGGCGCTCGCGTGGGGCTGGCAGCACCAAGCTTCACAAGATATTTCACGGTGGCCACCTCACGATGGCTGGGGCGAACTCCCCGGCGACCCTGGCATCTCGGCCAATCCGTGTTCTTCTAATGGACGAGGTCGACCGATACCCGGCCAGCGCGGGAGAGGAGGGCGACCCGGTCAAGCTCGCCATCAAGCGCACCAACAATTTCTGGAATCGCCGCATCGTCATGGCGTCGACGCCTACGGTGAAGGGATTCTCCCGCATCGAGAAGGAGTTCGAGCTTTCGGACAAGCGGTTCTTCTACGTCCCTTGTCCTCATTGCCAGGAAGAACAGCGTCTCCAATGGGGCAACGTCACCTGGCCCGAAGGAAGGCCCAAGGAGGCCGTGCTACGATGCGTATCGTGCAGTGGTAGCATCACCAACGCGCAGAAAAACGTGGCGGTAAGCCGCGGGCGATGGATCGCCACCGCTCCTTTCAACGGGATCGCGGGCTTCCACCTCAACGAACTCTACTCGCCCTGGCGCACCTTGGCCCAGATCGCCGAGGACTACCTAGTAGCGAAGGACGACCCAGCCCTCTACCAGGTGTGGGTCAACACCTCCCTGGGCGAAACCTACGACGACACGGGCGAAAAGATCGACGAGCATGACCTTTTGAGCCGGTGCGAGCCATGGCCGGAGGGAATCGACGTTCCTGCCCGCGGCCTCGTCCTGACCTGCGGCGTCGATACGCAGCCGGACCGCCTGGAAGTCGAAGTAGTCGCCTGGGCGGGCGGAGAGGAAAGCTGGAGCATCGACTACCACGTCATCCACGGCGACCCCGAGATCAAGGAAGGGGCCCCGGGTTCTCCATGGAGCGACCTGACCGACCACATCCGACGGAAATGGAAGCACGAGAGCGGTCTGGAAGTAGCTATCGAGTCCACCTGCATCGACTCCGGCGGTCACAACACCCAGGCAGTCTACGAATACGTCAAAAAGCACTCCGGGGAGCGCGTTTTCGCCATCAAAGGCCGTGGCGGGGAGGGGATTCCCATCGTCGGCAATCCATCCCGAAAGCGGGCTGGCAAAAAGACAAAGAGGCCCGTCGACGTCTACATCGTCGGTGTAGACCAGGCCAAGGCCATCATCTACAAGCGCCTGCAAATGGAGGCTCCTGGGCCGGGTTATCCGCACTTTCCGGCCGGGCGATCCGCCGACTACTTCCGGGGCCTCACATGCGAGAAAATGCGAGTGCGCTACGTCAAAGGCATGCCAAAGCGGGAGTGGTTCAAGCCCGACAAGGCCAGGAACGAACCCCTCGACTGCCGCGTCTACGCCTTCGCCGCCCTCATCCTCCGCGCCCCGCAGTTCGACAAGGTGGCCTGGCGCATGAGACAGCGCGCCCAGGAGGTCGCGGCGAGGCCTGCGCTAAAAGTAGTTTCCGTAAAAAACGAGGAAGAGGAGCCGGAAATCCGACCAGTAGAAAGCGAGCAACCTCCTCCCGATAGTGCGGGGAAGCCGAAGCCCCGGCGCCGCAGGCGAGGGGGAGGCGGCTGGATCAATTCATGGCGATGACCCGATACACCTCCGGCGAGACGATCAAGGTCTGCCGCTCTGCTGCTCCCTGCTCGGCGATCACCGCCGTCTTCGCCGGAGCCTCGAAGCACACCGTTGCAGCGACCGCCAGCCAGGACGGCTGGTTCGAGATCATCGCCGACACCTCCGGCTGGGCCGCCGGTAACTACCTCATGGAGGTGATGCAGGCGACCGACTCCGAGAAAAAGGTCATCCTGCGCGAAACCTTCGTCCTCCAGCAGGCCGCGGGAGACATTCCCGTGGGCGCGGAGGTCCGGTCCGAGGCCGAAATCGCCGTCGCCAACCTTAAGGCCATGCTGGGCCTAGGCGGCGCAGCCACGCCGATGGTGCGCC
This window contains:
- a CDS encoding ParB/Srx family N-terminal domain-containing protein; the encoded protein is MQTKKIIPAAADALKIEILPTEALVPFAQNSRTHSDDQISQIVASIKEFGFTNPVLVDSENGIIAGHGRVMAAKKLALSEVPCIRLGHLTEKQKRAYVIADNKLALNAGWDDELLKAEFLDLREEGFDLSLTGFGAAELAAFLENSTQEENLPGDGGLDGEKKVECPHCKRWFTLKE
- a CDS encoding phage terminase large subunit family protein — protein: MNALVDLTAAIARTWAPPPAWTLSEWADARRRLSSEASAEPGRWRTSRAEYARGMMDAVTDPKNERVVFMTSAQVGKTEILLNVSGYHIDFDPSPLMLLQPTVQMAEAFSEDRLKPMLRDTPALRGKVKEGRSRGAGSTKLHKIFHGGHLTMAGANSPATLASRPIRVLLMDEVDRYPASAGEEGDPVKLAIKRTNNFWNRRIVMASTPTVKGFSRIEKEFELSDKRFFYVPCPHCQEEQRLQWGNVTWPEGRPKEAVLRCVSCSGSITNAQKNVAVSRGRWIATAPFNGIAGFHLNELYSPWRTLAQIAEDYLVAKDDPALYQVWVNTSLGETYDDTGEKIDEHDLLSRCEPWPEGIDVPARGLVLTCGVDTQPDRLEVEVVAWAGGEESWSIDYHVIHGDPEIKEGAPGSPWSDLTDHIRRKWKHESGLEVAIESTCIDSGGHNTQAVYEYVKKHSGERVFAIKGRGGEGIPIVGNPSRKRAGKKTKRPVDVYIVGVDQAKAIIYKRLQMEAPGPGYPHFPAGRSADYFRGLTCEKMRVRYVKGMPKREWFKPDKARNEPLDCRVYAFAALILRAPQFDKVAWRMRQRAQEVAARPALKVVSVKNEEEEPEIRPVESEQPPPDSAGKPKPRRRRRGGGGWINSWR